ATTTGTTTCACCAAAGGGAAGCTACCCGGAGCCAAATAATGGCTAACCATGCGATGAGCAGCCACGTCCAAGCGCTGGTGGATACCCAGCCGTTTAATTGAATGTTTCGGTGTGATGAACCCTGCGTACATATTTTAGTCGAGCGAAGTAACCTCTTTGAGCTGATTAATACGCGCTACTGCTCGCTTTGATTCTACCATTTTTACGGGGTCCGCCGCAAAGGCCTCGGCGGCCTGGCGAACCAAAGCCACTAGTTTGGCATCCCCCAAATCGGCGAACCGAAGATCGATGCGACCATGTTGTTTGAGCCCATAAATTTGGCCAGCACCACGCAGTTCTATATCAATTTGAGCTAACCGAAAACCATCGTTGGTTCGCTCCATAGCTGCCAGTCGAGCCGACCCAGCCGAATCGTCACTACTAAATAGGTAGCAGTAGGACTGCTGGTCTGAGCGGCCGACCCGCCCCCGCAACTGATGTAGTGTAGCTAGGCCGTAGCGCTCAGCCGCTTCAATAATAATGACACTGGCGTTTGGTACATCCAGACCAACTTCGATCAGACTAGTGGCTACCAATATA
The nucleotide sequence above comes from Candidatus Saccharimonadales bacterium. Encoded proteins:
- a CDS encoding helicase-related protein, with product ILVATSLIEVGLDVPNASVIIIEAAERYGLATLHQLRGRVGRSDQQSYCYLFSSDDSAGSARLAAMERTNDGFRLAQIDIELRGAGQIYGLKQHGRIDLRFADLGDAKLVALVRQAAEAFAADPVKMVESKRAVARINQLKEVTSLD